From the Lytechinus variegatus isolate NC3 chromosome 5, Lvar_3.0, whole genome shotgun sequence genome, the window CGTATGACTATGactatgaaattattttctgacgcgtaCGATGcgcacgttcggtaatacaaggccggtcggtaatacaaccACTCACTATACCTCTGTTAGAAAATGTGTAGCTCTCTGGCTATACCAGCTCGTCATGCAGGCAAATAACGTAAACATGCTCACTAAAACCGCCATGCCTACACTGTCAGGGCGGTGTGCTCAGTCAGTCAGTGCTGTGGTGAGCGGGGTGCAGCGCTGGCATCCCCGGGTTTGGGATGCATGGTATACCGGTAGCGGTCAGCCAGGCGCTTGCTTCGAGCATGGAGGTAGAAAATGCTTCGAGCAATTCAGGCGTGGCGCTCGCAGAATTTGGCGTGGCGCTATTTTTTTAGGCGTGGCGCTTCATCGATGGAATGATTTACGCGTGGCGCTAAATCTCCAAAATTGAATTACGCGTGGCGCAAGCGCCACGCGTACTCAACGGCAGCGAGGGCCTTGATcgtaaccttgttcattgaaagAGTGCCGTGCGTGAGGTTTACTGTGATAGAGAGCCGTAGACGATAGAACTTAATGACTGAGGGTcacgatatgaacgagcatcaataatactggaaagtgccatatcgaaaacacaatcaataaaataataaaattagcaaacacaaatttattaCGAAGATGTGCTCAGATTCGTtataagaaaacaaacaaaaacttagaatttacttATGATATGATATAAGATGAAAAAAccaattctttcttacatcaatataatcaagaatatttttacccgtcCAGCTAGTGCACATTCGGAATTATGATGTAGTTTGTCACGcactcaaaaaaaaattgtttttcagggaggggtatgcggcaagtgcagtgcaaagaaaatggttggaaaatattaaatagttttatcatattcataattttcataatatttggaatagcaattGATAATTcttcttgattgtatttcctctagttgtcatttttaaagcactgaaataaaggtgtccggcaataggatacactgccataccgTTAATATAAACGTTACTTAGACTAGAGAGAAATTAGAGTCTAGTTAGACGTAGTTAGATTCAAGTTAGATCTAGTTGTTTTTGGTTTTAAGTCTTGTGAATGGTGCAGACTTTTGGCATGTGTGGTGGGAGAAAGGTTCGCTTGTTTGTGCACAATTTCAGTTGACTTGTCAATGTTTCACTTTCCCCTACCTCGGGcaaagttcgtgcaggctccactcacTACATGATTCACTACCGTAACACTACGGGccacctacccgaacttcgGGACGGTGAACTTGATCGGATATTCcaagtgacaaaggtgggatggaaatgttatttattgtaaaaattatagaaaaaaaatataacgagaaaataaaatagcTTAATTTCTTCCTCTTCACCCATATTTCACTCCGTGTCCATCCTCCAgttatcctcaaaattggtgattttgggcCAGTATCAAATTCCTCACACGTAATATTCacggccgatttcaaaacattgcaTGCGATCGGTCGCAGGCCAAACAgcataaataattatattataattggatggctcagaaaataccagaaatattctaagagtttgggaaaatattccaCTGATTATTGGAAAAATTGAAACTCTTTAGGTTATATTTTTTCCATGCTTTTAATACATTTACAGCTAGAAATGGGGATGAAGAACCATGAGATAGTCCCTTCAAACTTGGTTGCATCGATTGCCAATCTTCGTCATGGAGGATGCCATAAAGTCCTGAAAGAGCTTGTCAGAAATAAACTGATTGCTTGGGAGCACGGAAAAGGTAATTCAAGGaatagtatttttttctctagagACTGTCATCCTTATCACCTAAATTTAAAGGGAtcgtccgggctgaaaatatttatatctaaataaatagagtgaaattcacaaagcaaaatgctgacaatttcgtcaaaattggataacaaataaaaaagttattgaattttaaagtttatcaatattttgtgaaaacacttatatgcacatcgtcgtgaatattcattaggtgggctgatgatgtcatatccccactttcctttttcttatgttattacatgaaatcattattgtttcattttttcatacatgtgtctccattatgatgaaataagttgtggcaataaataactaatgcaattaaccagttgtcaatccaattgttttattaaaggggaatgaaacctttggaacacgtaggtttgagaaaaattgaacaaataatgagatttatgagcatttgaatagtgcaatcactaatgctatggagatccattggcaatgcgacaaagatgtgtgatgtcacttgtgaacaactctccccattactttagtatatatttcacttaaactgcctcttatATCACATCTATCAAAAGATCGTTCTTTCtgtaggagggcatgtaatacagatttttaaagaatacatcgtggataaagagtttgtatcaccataagaaaaagcaaaagagacattttgggggtattttatagtccatcaaagggaaagttgttcacatgtgacattacacatccttgtcgcattgccaatgggaggatctccatggctttagtgattgcaatattcaaatgctcataactttctcattatttgtacaatttttctcaaatttctttgttcttattctttgatttttctgttttgacacgagcctacttgttccaaaggttttattctcctttaagttcttggtagaaaaattttgaatagaccaaatttcatataataaaatacaaaagaacaagtggggatatgacatcatcagcccacctaatgcaTATTCATGCAGACATGcccagaactgtttcaccagagtaatgcaaatcttttgttatcggattttgatcaaattttcagcatttctctctgaattttactctatttcttgagatgtaaatatttccagcctgaccatccctttaagtggGATTGAGATAGACAGAatacaatatttgtttttatttgtttttatttgatgatGCATAATTAAGTGATATAGAAATGTTTACTTTCCTccttttgttttaaatgattattttccaaatgggtgttacatgtatttgttagGGGTGGGGTCAGCCTCAGAGGTCATGTTTGCATGTCAAATAAGGTAAAATGTTCCAACTTCGCTTTATTTTTTGCAACATGCCCATCTCAAGTATTTTAGAAAGCTTTAAGTGACATCAAGTCCTTCATTCCTTACTGAAATTAAAATGTCCTGTAACCATTCAAATTCATTAACAAATTATTGACTTATTTATAAGATGTGGCCTGTGGATGATACCAAATGATTtcttttgatggatttttttttggggggatgggtatttaatataaaaattcaCTTTGGTCAGGGCTCAAACCGAAAAGAAAatatctttttgttttctttttggtataaaatacatataaaccACTTGATGGTTATAtgggatgaaattttcaaaatatagtCTTTTTGTAGCTTTCTAGCTATAATGTTGAAATTGAagttatttttatgtaaaaatacaAACACAGAGAGGGCATTGAATATCAAGAATTTACAAAGAATTTACAGATAAAAAAATGACGAGTCACTAAATGTTTGTAAGGTTAGAATGTTAGATGATACTCCAATATGATTTATAGGCATTCAAAGATTCAAGGTTCTTGTTAATCTGTCAAATGAGGTCAATTGCAATCCTCtttttaattataataatatttgaaatttatatagcgcataatagtCAAAAGActctctatgcgctttacaaaaTGTATTTGATTACTAAGTTACATTAAACCTTatctgaattatacaataaaccGAGACCTTAAACCTAAAATGCTTAATACAAATTAgaacaaattaaatcaatacattgAAAACTTATAATATTTAACATGAgcaattgaaatattattttgaaaataagttttGAGTTTTGAGCATTGATTTAAATATGGTGCAGTTCTTATATTTAACGGTAGAGAATTCCAGAGTACAGAGGCAGATAGGGAAAGGGCTCTTTGAccatatgtatttgtatttgtggAGGGAACAGTGAGAACATCTTGTGAGGATGATCCAAGGTTGCGTCTTGGTTTATATGGGCTTTATAACAGAGGATGAGTATCTTTATAAAGATCATATGTTTTTCAACGGACAACCAATGGAGCTTAACCAGTACAGGAGAAATTGATTCACGTGCGAGAGCGCCTGTTATGAACCTTGCTGCTGTATTCTGGATGATATATAATTTAGTGAGTGAACAAGTTAAGAAGtagtgcaattttttttctgatgaagAAAATGCCAATTTTACGAATAGCCATGATAGCCGACTGACAAGTCTTGATGATGTGATCAACCATTGATAGATGCTTGTCCATGATAAAACCAAGGTTACAGGCTTTTTGGACTGCAAGGATGCGTGATTTTAATGCATGATTGCACAAGGATGAGTAAAGACTCCTTTATAGTTACTACCTTTTATATAAATTCTGTTGTCAAATACAGTGTAGAAAATCTTCAGTGCATTTGTATCAATGTCTGTGTCAGTATACAGTCCTACCCTGTTCAAGGATCTTGAAATAGAACTTTTAGGTGATCTTCATCTTTATGTATCTCATGTTTCTTGGTATCTTGTTCTTACAAACCTCCGTTTGCAGTTTCTGGATATCGGCTAACCTATCCCGGGTATGACTATCTTGCATTGAAGGCTCTTGCTGCCCGCGATTCAGTGGCATCAGTTGGCAATCAAATAGGAGTCGGCAAAGAATCAGGTATGCTGTTCATGACCTGTTATTTGCTTTGTTAATTCCTCAAAGGTTAAAGGGGTAAATCAGGCTGAAAATagtatgatttgaacagataagttaaagttggacaaaaaaaagaaaatttcattaaacttgTACAAGGAATGATGAAGTTATGATATTAGTTTTGCATTACTTCAGGGAAGCAGTTctatgtcttcatgaatatggaatgagcaagctgatgatgttatatcccaacttattcttttgtattatattttatcaatttgcATCTTTATATACTGTGTCCACCAAGAATCAACaaattggattgaaaactgattaaatatgtAAGATTATTGTTGCTGCAAAATATTTCTTTGGAACTTACACATTATACACAGATGtgtgaaaataattgaatgattatgatttcatgtaataacaaatAAAAGCAAGTgaggacatgacatcatcagcccacctattgAATGTTCATGATGTAGTgtatatataactgttttcaaaaACTATTGTTAAACTTTAATTTAATAGCTTGTTATCaggttttaataaaattttctgcattttgtttgatgaattttactctatttatttagatataatgaTTTTCAGCATGGAGTACCCCTTTCAGCGTAGAGTCATGAAAAAGATCAAttgttttggggaaaaaactGGGGGGAAAAAAGTCAAGTATATGCTTAAGGATTCTGGAAGTAATGGTCAAGTGGCAATGTGTGCTTGCTGACCACTCCATTTGAAtacactttatttttattttgaaattatgctAGTAATTTCATTACTTACCTGAATTAGGAAttatttattcttgtttgaaaataaacaatgattttttttcactttagaTATCTACATCGTTgccaataatgatgatgaacagTTGGCTCTCAAGTTACATAGGTAAGGAGATAGAATCTTTAATTCTTTACGGTTTTCATATTAATGTTTAATTTCTCATTCTTGTCTGAAAACTATATCCACATAAGGAAGAGAAGTTACATACTAAAGATGATTTTCTTTCTCAAGTTTTTTAGACAATCCTATACATTCCTGTATCTTTAGCATCTtgttaaataaatgaataaaacaaatttctcTTTATAGTTGATTCACATTTTGTCTGATGAAAGTTAAGTCTATGTTTACTTGCATTTTTCATATTATAATGATTTTAATTGTACTTTTTTCACAGACTTGGGAGGACGTCATTTCGTAAATTGAAAGAGAAGCGTGACTATCTTGGAAAGAGAAAGAGTGCATCTTGGCTCTACTTATCTCGCCTCGCTGCTATGAAAGAGTTCGCATTTATGAAGGTTAGAATTACATTGCATTTGTTATGCAACAAGAAAAATGACTAGATTCAATTACTCATGTATCTTGTACATTTGGGTGAAAGTTAGCTAATGATGTTTGTGTCTAACTTGGTACCAAGTAAATTCGACTTATAAATTACAACTTTGCAGAGTAATTGATATTGTATCTTGTGAGATGAAGGGGTAAGAGGTTAAAGTAACACAAACGTTGTTAGTCTCATGAAAACAATTTACCCGTAAACAAATTCATATTGCCTTGGTTTCTTCATTGTATTGTCATATAATCACACGTTTTCAGGCTGGCTACCTGTTTAGTTATGACTAGGTGTCATGGTTCATTTATGTTCCATTTACTTTTTTCTCCTAGGCTTTGTATGATCATGGCTTCCCTGTACCCAAACCAATAGACTTCAACAGACATTGTGTGGTCATGGAACTCATGAATGCATATCCATTGTAAGTATGCAAAaatgattcattattatcaGGGGGAAAGGAAGTCATTTTTGAAGGAATATAAagtaattctttatttcatttcatatttacatcaTGTGTATAATTGATCCATGaagctattttttattttaaaaaatataatttcatattcataaaatCAGAATTTGGTCATGGAATAATCTTtttcaagtaataaataaaaccaTGCATTGAAACCACCTTAAACATGAACACGCaccttcagattttttttttttaattgcagttGTTTGAAGGCATAGAATGAGCAGTGTGAAAAAGTGTAAATTAGAATatgcttttcattttatgtttcaataaagaaatgtcatatttttatataattgaCACTGTTTACAGTTCAGTTGCTTCTGGGGTTTATGTACCAGTGACATAATAGACTCAGATTAGACCTTCATTAACAGtttgtaattttctttgtaTATCATTGAACAGAAATCAAGTGCACACGATAGAAGACCCTGCCTCGGTGTATGATGACCTGATGAACCTTATTGTGAGATTAGCTAATCACGGTCTCATCCATGGCGATTTTAATGAGTTTAATCTCATGCTCGATGATCAGGATCAAATCACTCTCATCGACTTCCCTCAGATGGTCTCCACATCTCATGAAAATGCAGAATGGTATGTCAACATCACAAAATCAGTTTTGGGGTCATATATTTAACATAAGCAAACAATAGCCACTCCTAGATAGGAGAGGTATTTcaccaagaaaaataaaaatcttacTTAAAATTCCCAGTTTCAAGtggtatatacagtgcgtcccagaataaacgaaaccgagatttagcgatcatttctcataacttaatcataaatagaatagacaaatgacctaccaatttaaagcttagaatctccgctttcatctgatattacttaggttatttcttattcacgcatgagtgagcaaaaaaacaatttgaagaaaggataccaaaaactcattgggcgggggtatctgggtttcaaaaagaaaaccaaatttctgaaaagttcaatatctgcttttTGATTTGGTActtaaattacagaaaatggtcaagaaataaaaaagttctggtcatttgaaataaggcttgtatttccataatttcatgagataaacgtgttttcaccggtcccacagaagctttcgcatggtgaacaaaagatttaatgcatggctgatcgtcaacaaaacagagtgtcgagtgagtttgaaagacAGCCTGGAGatcctcttcattttatgaaattattgaaattcaagccttattttaaatgaccagaactttgttatttcttgaccattctgtaatttaggtatcaaattaaagaggagatattgaacttttcaaaaatgtggttttcgttttaaaacccagataccccccgccaaatgagtttttgatatcctttcttcaaattgtatttgctcactcatgcgtgaatgagaaataatctaagtaatatcagatgaaagaggagattctaagctttaaattggtaggtcatttgtctattttatttccgattaagtaatgataaatgattgctaaatctcggtttcgttttttctgggacgcactgtatataacaaaatgacatggcatttgctcctgcgacaattgctccaagCTTAATTTCATCTAAGATGTAGGTTTAGGGTTGCagtagggttttatgttaggttatagtgttaaacccagggttcAAGTTGGTCATgtgattagtgtgtggaattgagagcagagcaattgtcgccagagcaaatgtcatggaaccatgaTGAGATCATACACTACCCTGTATTCATCACTGAGGATATGCATTTGATATCAAGTGGACATTATCAGTCACTTGAAACTATGTAATGCACCCTTATgtggagcgtttcatgaagagAATTACATCGGCAGatgttgttataagctactgaaaatccgTACATTGAATTTGCTAAGGGTAAATTATCTGGCAAAATTCACTGACAAATATTCCCCTGGTTGCCCAGCCAAGGAAAGCTCCGAACAAGGCCAGTTCAATTGCCGGCTGCAATTATTAATATCAGTTGTAACCTTTATATCGGTACCTTTTATATGAACGATAAATGGAGGATGCGTTCATAGCTGGAAATCACATAAGATGAAGTATGCCTACCACAAACAAAcaggagagagaagagaaagatTATGCagcaatttaaaacaaaaatcaagtcTAGCCAGTTCATTGTCACAAGtataacaataaatatttgctttttcatttcctatcttacatgtaaatctatTGAGGATTTATCGTATTCAACACTTACACTCAAAACACAGGACAAAGAAGTCATAAGTTGTCATTTTATGATCAGCTTATTCATCTCTAAAAAATAATGGCCTTACACATGAGAAGAATCACCCCAAAATAAACTCTTTATAAGTTTCTTAACAATGTATATTTGTTATAATCATTCCAGGTATTTCAACCGTGATGTACAGTGTGTCAAGGACTTCTTCAGTAGAAGATTCAACTATGAAAGTGAACTCTACCCAAAGTTTTCAGATATAATGTAAGTACATTAGATACAGATATAAAACAAACACACAAATTTAGAACATTATTATTCTAATGAAGATCTGCCTACTTTACACATGTCCGAACCTTGTAAATGCTTTGTTTTgttgtatgcatttttattatacattatacccTAAAAACCTTGACAGTGTGTTGGCATTATATAAATTTAAATAGCTATTTGCATGGACAAGAGTTCTTAGATGACGATATTGCATAAAATCATGCAATTATTGTATTAAGATTTCTTGTAAAGCTGTAACGGATGACAATGCTGCAAGTCAATTATCCAGTTTATCAACATTGCTTGATTtaatgtaaaatgatgataaatttttttttattgtcatagAATCTCTGAAAATATGTAGGAAATGTTTTGGGGTTAAGATTCTTCAGTGTAATCGATGctttttgtatattttctcaGATGTGAAAGCACATTGGATGTTGACGTGGCAGCCAGTGGTTTCTCAAAAGAGATGGAACAATCTCTACAAGAGGTATGGAAGTAAAAAGTAATTACATGATCATAGGTTTTAAACTAAAATTCATCTAAACctaatgaattatgatattatactGCTAAAATTGACATATTAGTGCATTTGCCTATACACCTGGCATGGTTTTTGCTGCTTCAAGCAGTTGAAacaatgaatgataataatattctgcCCTTATGTATACATCAGAACAACATCTCTAAGCTCTATGTAGATCATCATTACTCTGGTCATCAGATTCTTGCTTGCCTGCtcacaatgtatgcactttctccactccctggggataATCCCAaaggccagtattctgaagtcgggtttaacttaaactcaggtttaaagttgtggtttaagtatgggaagccaaaagtatcaaaatttttattaagtcacatgtttcttatgtttactgtgctctttcctgattcatcgatggtgaagacaatcatctatttatacttcccacacaattatgaatgatttgagagctgaatgagctgaagtatgatatctttcctgttagtgattatgtaacaattagctgtccatacttaaaccacagctttaaacatgacttcagaatacgggccaaattGTTTAAAGATACTTATATATTTTGGTAGTAACTAaagtttgtttatatatattgtttctctttccctttcatAGGCTACTACTGCACTAAaggaggatgaagatgatgatggtgatgatgaagatgatgatgaagatgatgatgatgatgatgatggagaagaggaggatgagaaaagagatgaagaagaaatggagaacCCTATTGATAGACTCACAGATATCGATGGTGAAGAAGAAATTTGTAAAGACCTTCAAGCTTCCAGGAGAGGCCAGTCGTCAGAGCTAGCCTCTTCTACGGTACAGGAAGATTTTAGTGACAATACAGAAAAGCATATGAGTGGGACTGATGAAAGAATAGACGACGATGCCGAAG encodes:
- the LOC121415333 gene encoding serine/threonine-protein kinase rio2-like, yielding MGKLNVSMLRYLSKEDFRVLTALEMGMKNHEIVPSNLVASIANLRHGGCHKVLKELVRNKLIAWEHGKVSGYRLTYPGYDYLALKALAARDSVASVGNQIGVGKESDIYIVANNDDEQLALKLHRLGRTSFRKLKEKRDYLGKRKSASWLYLSRLAAMKEFAFMKALYDHGFPVPKPIDFNRHCVVMELMNAYPLNQVHTIEDPASVYDDLMNLIVRLANHGLIHGDFNEFNLMLDDQDQITLIDFPQMVSTSHENAEWYFNRDVQCVKDFFSRRFNYESELYPKFSDIICESTLDVDVAASGFSKEMEQSLQEATTALKEDEDDDGDDEDDDEDDDDDDDGEEEDEKRDEEEMENPIDRLTDIDGEEEICKDLQASRRGQSSELASSTVQEDFSDNTEKHMSGTDERIDDDAEEQCTIDGTEEVESGGEKENDSEDDDLEDIGASNKQYRPHRSEASMSKVNAHSMNARSRNSDSVSSYASTSSTMDPALVRSKVRSNLQKKKKAAVRHRLARKGEAAQTTAKRRENRDNVKQSLGSIW